The Stieleria maiorica genome includes the window ACCAACGCCGCAAGTAGGCGACACCGACGCTAGTTCCCCAAGTCGAACACCGCGACACGCGATTCATCTTTCAGAATCAACTTGGTTCCGTGGATTGCCGGACTGCAGTAACACGGCTCGCGCATCAACGGCTGTTCGGTAAACGACAGCACCTGGGGCGCTTCGGGATTGAACGCCAGTGACGCAAGGTGGCCGCGTTCACCGAGCAACAGGATTGCATTCTGAGTCGCCAAGCCCATGCCACGCCGAAGCACGCTGTGGTAGTTCCAGGCGACCGCGCCGTTTCCTAAATCAATGCAACGAAACTCCGCGCCGCCTTGTCCGCCTGAGGTGAAGGCGTAGAGATGTCCGTCGCCGAGAATCAGGGTGTTGTATTGACTGTCGATCGTTCGCCGCTGACGCCAGAGTTCCACGTAGCTTCGATCGGGAAGGATCTTTAAACAGACCGCCCCCAAACCGGCACTGACGACCAGGACCCTGTCACCGAAAACCAGTGGCGAAGTTGCGTTGCGCGACAGGTCGCCCTTGCGGCGGAACGGGTAGAACCAATCCGACACGCCTCGATCCGGATCCAGCGACACCAGGCCTTCGTCGGTCAGCACAAACGCATAGCGCAGGCCCTGGATGGTGGCGACAAACGGAGTCCCATAACTCGCCCCCTGGTCCGTCGCCTGCCACAGCGTCTTACCGGTTGCCGGATCCAGCGACACCACGCCGGCGTCGCGGTGAAATGCACCCAGATTAAAGATCAGCTGACCGCCGGGGTGTCGTGAATCCCGGTCGAACAGCGGGCTGGCGCCGACCGGAAAGATGTCGGCTTGAACGTCATAGTCGGCGTGCAGGTCACGCTTCCAGAGCACATCGCCGGTGTCCAGATCAAGGCACGAAAACTGGCCTTGGCCACCGACGTTGAACACTCGCCGCTGATCGGGATCGATGATCGGTGTGCTGTAGGGACCGTCGCTGTACTCAAAATCACAGATTGCCGAGGTCGGATAGGAGTACTGCCATCGCATTCGACCGTCGGCGATTTCGTGGCACTGAACAATCTCGCGATCGCCGACGCGGGAGTTGAAAACCACGCCACCTGCGGCTGCGACCGGTGAACCGTAGCCCGTGCCCACCGGGACCTCCCAGACCGGTTCGGGGCCATCGGTCGGCCAGACCGGATTGAGCCGGGCATCGGTGACGCTGGTGCGATTCGGGCCGAACAAGGCCGGCCACTGGGGAATGTCCGTTGGAGGCGGAGCCGTGCGGGCGAATTGTTGGGAGACGGCTTCCACCACGCGTGCGTCCGGGACGTCCACCCCGCTCGGTTCGATCAAGGGGCGATCATGGAGGGCCGGTGGCGGCGCGCAGCCGACCGTGGCCAGTCCAACGACCAGCGCGGCAAATCCGGTCGGGATCCAAACTGACGCTCTCCACATGGGGCGGCAGCATAGCGAGATGCGATGATCGGCTCGAATGCTGTTCGCCGATCTTGACGGAAACTTCATCCTCCGCACGTCCCGTCTCGACGGGCGTCGGGATTGATTACAATTTCAGCATCTTCTGCCGCCCAGCCTTCGACGTTGCAGCTGGTCGGCATTCCGCCCCTCTCCACATTCCTCCATCCACACCAGAGCTGATATGCCCCGCATCGCCACCGCGCTTGCCGCCCTTGCCCTCCTGGCCTCCGCCGGTTTCTGCCAGGACGATTCGGCGACTCCCACCGAATCCGTCTCCTTGTTCAACGGCAAAGACCTTTCCGGGTGGATCGGCCGCGCCGATTTGTGGTCGGTCGAAGACGGCCAGATCGTCGGCCGGACCGTCGCGGAAAAGCCGCTGCAACAAAACACGTTCTTGATCTACACCGGCAGCGAGCCGAGTGATTTCGAGCTGACGTTCCAGTTCAAGATCGAAAACACGAATTCGGGTGTGCAGTACCGCAGCAAGATCCTGGACAAGGAGAACTTCGTCGTCGGCGGTTACCAGGCCGACATCGATTTCTCCAACCGCTATGCCGGAATCCTGTACGAGGAAAAAGGACGCGGCATTCTGGCCGAACGCGGTCAGTCGGTCACGATCGACGAGCAGGGCAAGAAGACCCGCAAGACGTTTGCCGACGGCAGTAAGCTGGGCAACGGCATTCACCCGGGCCAGTGGAACGAGTACCGCATCGTCGCCAAGGGCAACCATCTGCAACACTTTATCAACGAAACGATGACGGCCGAGGTCATCGACAACCAAAGCGAAAAGTCCTCGTCCGCGGGCGTGATCGCGTTTCAATTGCACCGCGGCGACCCGATGGTGGTGCGATTCAAAAACATCGTGCTGCACCCGGCCAAGTAACGTATAACGCGTTGCTGTGTGGGTGAGGTGTCCAAGGACGGCTCCGCATCGGGGACGACGGCCCTTCCGGGGTGTCGCTCTGCACGCATTGACGCCCCGCCCGGCTTTCCGATCGACTATGCTTCCGGTAGGAGGATTCTATGAGCAAGTCGATCTGGGCCGGTGACGATCAAACCGAAACGCTGCTCGTCGCTGCGCGGTCGGGCGATACCGAGGCCGTCAATCGCTTGCTGGAAAAGCACCGGGCACCGATCCGGCGGTTGGTCGAACTGCGGCTGGATCGCAAGGTCCAGCGCCGCGTCGATGTCAGCGATGTCGTTCAAGACGTCATGATCGAAGCCAGCGGTCGGCTCGACAAGTACTTGTCCGACCCGGCCATGGCGTTCCATCTTTGGTTGCGCCAGATCGCATGGGACAGGATCATCGACACCTATCGGCGGCATCGCGTCAGCGCCAAGCGGAACATGGACCGTGAGCAACCGATGACGTCTCCGGCAGGCCCCGATCAGTCTTCGATGGAGTTGGCGGTCCAGTTGTGCGATCCCGGGCTGACCCCTGCGGCGGCGGCGACGCAACGTGAAATCGCCGGCAAGGTCGAACAGGCGATCGAGCGGATGAATGAGCAAGATCGTGAGATCATTCTGATGCGCCATTACGAGCACCTGTCCAATTTGGAAGTCGCCGAGGTGCTGGGGGTGAATCCGCCCGCGGCCAGCATGCGTTACTTGCGCGCCGTCCGCCGGCTTCGCGAGATGCTTCAGGAGGAAGAGGATCAGGCAGCTGCCAGCGAAGAGCGCCACCGGTGAGCGGCCTGTCGGCGGACGCGGAACAGCGGCTGGCGGACCTGTTGGCCGACATGACCGATGCGATCTGTCGCGACCAACCGATCGATTTCGACCGTGTCTGTCGTGAAAACCCGGACTTGGCGGACGAACTGCGACAGCTGTGGGCCGCCGTGTTGGTGACCGACACCGCCGGTAACGCAGCGGACCAACGCCCCGCGACACCCTCGGGCGATGACGGCCGCTGGCGACGGTTGAAACTGCCGACCACGATCGGCGATTACGAACTGATCGAAGAAGTCGGACGCGGCGGCATGGGCGTCGTCTTTCGCGCCCGCCAAATCAGCCTGGACCGCGAAGTGGCGGTCAAGATGATTTTGCGCGGACGCTTGGCCAGCGACACCGACCTGGAACGCTTCTTGGCCGAGGCGGCCGCGACAGCCCGTCTGGTGCACCCGGGAATCGTTCCGGTGTACGAAGTCGGTGACTTCGACGGCCGGCCCTTTTTCAGCATGCAATACATCAAGGGTGAAACGCTTGCCGATCGAGCCGCCCGGGGACCGCTGCCGCAACGCGCGGCGGCCAGGATCATTGCCGACGTCGCCCGCGCGGTGCAGTTCGCGCACGACCACGGATTCGTCCACCGCGATCTGAAACCCAGCAACGTGCTGTTGACCAAAGACGGCCAAACGCTGATCACCGACTTCGGGTTGGCCAAGGAGTCGGGCGCCGGCGCCGATTTGACCCGCAGCGGAATGTTGGTCGGAACGCCGGCCTACATGTCGCCCGAACAAGCCGGTGGAAGACGTGAATTGCTGGGACCGCCGACCGACATCTATTCCCTCGGAGCGATGCTGTACTTTTCGCTGACCGGCCGACCGCCGCTGGTCGCGGAGACTGCCGTCGAGATGGTGATGCTGGTGATCGAACAAGACCCCAGCCCGCCGCGGGCGATTCGCCCGGGACTCGATCGCGACCTGGAAATGATCGTGATCCGATGCCTGCAAAAACCGATCGACCTGCGTTACGCATCGGCCGGGGATCTGGCCGACGACCTGGATGCGTTTCTGGCCGATGAGATCGTCGCGGCGCGGAGCGGAAGGTTCGCCCAGGTGATCGCCCGCATCTTTCGCGAGACCCACCATGCCGCCGTGCTGGAAAACTGGGGCACGCTGTGGATGTGGCATTCGCTGGTGCTGTTGGTCGCCGGTTACCTGACCTGGCAACTGGAGTTCCTCGGCTGTGAGAATCGTTACATCTACATGGGCGTCTGGACGATCGGACTGGGTGCCTGGGCCGCGGTGTTCTGGAAACTCCGCCAGCGGATGGGACCGGTGACGTTCATCGAACGCCAAATCGCCCATGTCTGGGGCGGCAACATGATCGCCATCGGCATGTTGTTTCCGATCGAGCGACTGCTCGGTCTGGACGTCCTGGTGCTCTCCCCCTTGTTGGGCGTGATTAGTGCGACGGTGTTCGTCGTCAAAGCGGGCATGCTGTCGGGGGCGTTCTATTTCCAAGCGATCGCGCTGTTCGCCACCGCCCTGCTGATGGCCGTCGCACCGCGCTGGGGGCACCTGATCTTCGGCGTCGTCGCCGCGCTCTGTTTTTTCGTCCCCGGGTATCAGTTCTGGCAACGCAAGCGGCGGCGGGAGGCGTTTTAGGTTTCAGGGTTCGGCGACCCGTTTTTCTGTCCACTATTTTTCTGGCATCTCCCCACCCCATCTCTGCTCCCCCTCTCGCTTTGCTCCGTGAGAGGCTACAATTCGCGACCCTGAAAACCATTCATTCCGAGCGATTTTGAGAGAAGCGATGAGCGATCCATCCGTCACCGGCGTTGTCCACTTGATCGAAGAGACCAAGACCTATGGCAGCAAAGGTTTCCGCAAACGTCTGGTGGTTCTGGAGCAAGATAAGGGCAGCTTCACCAACTTCGTACCGGTCGAATTCACCCGCGATTCCTGCGACTCGGTCGATGAAATGAACGAGGGGGACGAGGTCGAGATCACCTATCGACTGAACGGCCGGCGTTGGCAGAAGGACGCCAATAGCGAAGTCAAATTCTTCGTCAACGTGGAAGCGACCTCGTTCAAGATCACCGGCAATGCGAACCCCGCCGACGCGATGAGCGAGCGGGTCAGCGACCCCAACGCGGCGTTCAACGAAGCCAGCGAAGAAGACGCGCCCTTTTAGATCGCTTCGCTGCCGGTTTCTCCGGTGCGGATGCGGATGCAGTCGTCCATCGGCAGGACAAAAATCTTGCCGTCGCCGATTTCGCCGGCGTCACCGGACCGGCCGCCGGATAAGATCGCCTCAATCGTCGGATTGACAAACTCTTCGTTGACGGCGATTTGCAATTGCACCTTGCGGAGCAGGTTGACGCTGAATTCGGTGCCGCGGTAGTTGCCCGATTGCCCCTTCTGGCGACCGAATCCCTGGCAATCCAGCACGGTCAAACGGTGCACGTCAACCTGCGTCAACGCTTCTTTGACCGCCTCGAGCTTCGTCGGTTGAATGATGGCAATGATCAGTTTCACAGTCGCTGGGCCCTTTGATGGTTTCCGCCGAACGCATCATCCAATCGTGATCGCGTCTCTCCAGTGGCGACTATAACCGACCGGCTGCGAGCGACAAACGCCCCGTCGAATGGCCGCCGCTAGAAAACACGCCGCTAAAAAGCCCGTGCTCGGAGGAGCGAGGCGGACACTCCTCCGAGCGGGGCAGCTTCCGGCCCGGGACGGGACCGAGAGTTCCAAAACCCGGCGCTTGCTTGAAGCACCGGGGTGGCTGAACATGCGGCGTTGCCAGAAGAGGTGTTCTCGGTGCCCTGCCACCAGCCGAGACAAGTCTCGACTGGCGTCAGGGCAGCGGTAGGTAGAACCACTTGTTTTGTTGATCGCCGGCTAGGACGATTCGAGACAGTTGCATCTGACGGACCAAAACGTCGCCCTGGAATGAGCGTGTCGTCGCAAGTCGCTAGCAATATGAGACTTAAAAAAAATAGAAGATCTTCAGACCCGCCCGGTACGCCGGTTCGAATCAACGGATCCAAGCTCGATGCCCAGCAGGCATGCAGACGTGTGCCAACGAATTAGGCAGACGCTCCAGAGCGGATAAAGCCCCCCCTCGTTGCCATGGTCGTGCCGTAATCAAGACTCGTTCCAAGGCCCGCGGCTAGCGCCGTCGGCTCATAGCGATAGGTGGCATTGGGCTGGCGTTAAACGACGGGTCTCGAGAGGGTTTGGAATCGAAACCGTCAAAATCCGACAGACGAAAACAATTCCGTTCCCAGGCGGAGCCTGGAAACGAGGGATGAAATCACTGGGCCTCGGGAAGGGACGCTTGCTTCGTGTTGCCGTCGACTCGACCACCTGAAAAACAAAAAAGACCGCGTCCACCCTGGGGCGGACGCGGCCTGTTGCGGGAATCGCGTTTGCGATCGTTTTAGAACAAGAAGATCGTGTCGATGCCGAACGTCGTCTGCTCTTCGCCTTCGTCCAGTCCGGCGACCAAGTCGTCGTCCCAGTCGAAGCGGATTTCGGGACGCACGACCACGTTGGCGTGCGGCTTGTAGTTGACGCCCATGGTCAGGGCGAAGATGTCGGTCTCGGTGCCGTAGGCGCTGAAGACACCTTCTTGGTTGTACCACTCGAAACGTGTTCCGGCGGCCAGGCAATCCGACAGCGTGTAGATCAGGTACTGGTTGATCCCGAAGGTGTTCCGCACGCCGGCGTCGTTCTGGTTTTCGGTGTCCAGGTAGTCGCTTTGGAAGATGTACTGCAAGCTGTCGGTCAGCGCGACATCGGCGACGATCGAGTGCATGTAGCCCTTTTCGGTGTTGCCGCCCTTGTCGGCGAAGCGACCGGCGACGGTGGCGTAGATCAGGCTGATGTCTTCGTTGAGCGCCAAGGAGACACCGCCCAGGAACGAGTCGCCGTTGTCTTCAAAACCGCTGTCCCAACCGAACGTGTAACCGCCATAGACTTCGACGTCTTCGCTGACGGCCAGCGTTGCCAGTGCACCGGTGTGGGTGAAGGGCTCGCTGTTGTACATCGTGTAGGCGTGGCTGTAGAAGAAGTTGTCCGGGGCGGTCACGACTTCCCATCCGATGATGGTGTAGAAGTGTCCGACCTTGACCGACAGGTCTCCGTAGCCGGCTTCCAGATACAACTGGGGCATGGCGTGACCGTAGTCGGGGCCGTTGTCCCAATCATTGTCCCAGTGGTTGTTGTCGATGCCGAAGGCTTGGGTGTCTTGGGAATCGGTACCGTAGATGTAGTCGATGCGACCGCCGATGTCGAAACCGCAGGACGTGTCGATCGCCTTTTCCGCCCACAGCCAGGCTTGGTGCAGTTGGTATTCATCGGGCCGGCTGTTGAACAGCGGCAGGGCGTCGGTGTGGTACCCCATTTGGACCCAACCGCCGGCGGACAGGTTGCCGCATTCGCCGAACAGGGCAAACGGTTCGCCCAGATCGCAGCCGCCCAGCTTGCTGAAGAATCCGTTGCCGAAACCACAGCCGCAACCGGAGTCACAGCCGCCATCACAACCGGCGTCGCAACCCACATCACATCCGACCAATGCGTCGGCGCCACAATCCGGTTCGCAAGCGGCGACGTCGCAGTCGCAAGGTGTTTCGCATCCGCAGCCGAGATCCTCGGTGCAGCCGACCTGGGCGACTTCGGCGGACGCGCCGGGGGCGGCCTGGTACAGGGCGTGATAGTTCCCATCGGCAGACGGTCCACCGGCCAGGGCATTGCCGCCAAAGCACAACAACGCAAGTGTGCTGAATAACAGTTTTCGTTTCATGGGTCTCCCTCGTCGTCCTTATCTCAGAACGTCTCTTTTTCCTTGGTATTGCGAAGCGTGTGATCGGTAGACACATCGAGCCGCAGCCCGGTTGTCCGCGGGGCTGTCGCTCGACGTGTCGGGCGGTATCTGAAGGACATCAGACGCCCGCCTTGCGAGAGCGCCGATCGAAAACCGCTTGACCATCTTCCAAGAGATGTATCGGGAGTCGCTTGCCAAGAAATCGACTGTTCTGGATTTTCGCATTTCGCCAGAATTGCCAGTCTTAACACGAGGTGTTAATTCGTACCGGTCAGGTCGCGTTTGCCGCGGACCGGCCACGAAAAAAGCCGGCGGCCGCTCGAGGGGGTCGAGCAGCCACCGGCCGTTGCGTTTGACCGATTCGGTCGATCGAAACGATGCTTGGTTAGAACAAGAAGATCGTGTCGATGCCGAAGGTCGTTTGGTCGTCGCCCTCGTCCAGGCCGGCAACCACGGCGTCGTCCCAATCCCAGCGGATTTCGGGGCGAACGATGACGTTGGAGTGCGGCTTGTAGTTCAGGCCCAAGGTCAAGGCGTAGATGTCGTCGTCTTGGCCGACGGGGCTGTAAACGCCTTCTTGGTTGTACCATTCGAATCGTCCACCTGCGGCCCAGCAATCGCTGAGGGTGTAGATCAGGTACTGGTTGATGCCGAAGGTTTCGCGGACAGTCGTTCCGGCAGCGTTTTCCGTGTCCAGGTAATCGCTTTGGAAGATGTACTGCAGGCTATCGGTCAGGGTCACGTCGGCGACGATCGAGTGCATGTAGCCACGCTCGGGAGTTCCCAGCGGCAGATCGCCGAAACGTCCGATGGTGGTGGCGTACGTCAGGCTGACGTCGTCGCTCAGTGCGACCGACAATCCGCCCAGGAAGTTGTCGCCGTTGTCGTCAAACCCGCTGTCCCAACCGAAGGTGTATCCACCGTAGGCCGTGACGTTGTCGTTGACGTTGTAGGTCGCCAGGACACCGGTGTGGGTGAACGGCTCGCTGTTGTACATCGTGTAAGCGTGGCTGTAGAAGAAGTTGTCCGGGGCGGTCACGACTTCCCATCCGATGATGGTGAAGAAGTGTCCCATTTTGACGGACAGGTCGCCATAGCCGGCTTCCATGTACAACTGCGGGATCGCGTGCCCGTAGTCGTTCCCGTGGTCCCAGTCGTTGTCCCAACCGCGGGGGTCGGTGCCGAACGCTTGGGTGTCTGGCCCATCGGTACCGTAGACATAGTCGATACGGCCGCCGATGTCGAATCCGCACGAGGTGTCAATCGCCTTTTCGGCGTACAGCCACGCTTGGTGCAGTTGGTACTCGTCGGGACGGCTGTTGAACAACGGCAGGGCGTTGTTGTGGTAGCCCATTTGGACCCAACCGCCTGCGCTCCAACCGCAATGCTCGCCGAACAGCGACCATTGCTCGCCCAAGCAGCAGTCGCCCAGAAGACTGCCGAGGCCGCCTCCCAAACCGCATCCACTGTCGCAGCATCCGCTATCGCAGCCGGCGTCGCCGCAGCCGCTGTCACAGGCGTCGCCGCAGGGATCGCAGCCCGCCACCACCTCGCATCCACAGACCGGCTCGCCGCAATCGCAAGCGGCCGCGCAATGCGAAACCAAGTCAATTGTGTCATTTCCGCTCGCGGTCATGCTGCTCGTGTAGGACGCGCAGGCAATCGCAGCCAGCATGGCAATCTTGCTAAGCTTCATCGCTTTAAATTCTCCCGAATTCCATTCTCTGGGTTCTAAAAAAGGGCAGGGCAACAACGAATTACGCCCGCGACCAAAGCACGCGGGCCGCTGAGACCCTTATTGGTCGGGTCAAGGCATGTCCGACGGCTTGTCGTCCCCGGTTTGACCGAGTCGTTGGAGGCGACTGTGGTCAAAAAAGGGACTCCAGTGTCGGACGCTGCGATCTGACCGTCTGACGCGTCGCCTCTGTCGTCACCTGCGTTATCGGGATGGAATGTTCACGATTTGGGGTCGAAATCGGATGTTTTCATCGGCTCCCCCCAACAGCGGTCCAGCTGGTCCAACTGTGCCGCCCAGTGCTATCAGCGAAACTTTGCCGGCTGCGGCAAGACGCCCTGATCGACCGATCATCCGGCGGTAAACTGGCGGAAAACCGATTCCGATCCGTCGGGCGGTACCGCAAACGCGACCTTTCCGGCAAACTTTGCCCTTCCCCCACCACTCGATAGTCCACCGAGAACAAGACTGATGGTCTTCTGGCGCTCCAAGAAAAAATCCGACGACTCCCCCGCCGCTGAGTCCGCAGCCGCTGACTCCCCTTCCGCCCAGCCGTCGGGGCCGACGCCGCAAGATTCCGCCGCCCCACGCGATCCGCAACCCGTCGCCTCGTCAGAGGCGACGTCGCCCACGGAGTCCTCGGCCGGCTTGTTCGGTCGCTTGCGAAGCGGGTTGGAAAAGACACGCCGGGCACTCAACACCGACATCCGCGACCTGTTCAAAGACGAAGGGCGCTTGGTCGACGATGAGTTTCTGGGCGAACTGTTTGCCAAACTGATCCGCACCGACATGGGCGCCGGACCGGCCGAAGAGCTGCGGGACGACGTCGCCAAACGCTTCCGCGGCCGCAAAGTCGGCTTGGACGAGGTGCTGGAATCGATCACCGCCCAAACCCAGGCGATGCTCCGGCAGGACGCCGCACCGCTGAATCTGGCCGGCAAGCCCAGCGTGATCCTGGTCGTCGGCGTCAACGGCAGCGGCAAGACCACCTCGATCGGAAAACTTTCCCACTACCTGACCTCCCACGGCAAAAAAATCGTGCTCGGAGCCGGCGATACCTTCCGCGCCGCCGCCGTCGAGCAGCTGACGATCTGGTCCCAGCGGATCGGCTGCGACATCGTCACGGGCAAACAAGGCGCCGACCCGGCCAGCGTGGCCTTTCAAACCGTCGACAAGGCGATCGAAACCGGCGCCGATGTCGCCATCATCGATACCGCCGGTCGGTTGCAAACGCAGTCCAACTTGATGCAGGAACTGGATAAGATCCGCCGCGTCGTCGGCAAGAAAGTCGAGGACGCGCCGCACGAAGTCCTGTTGGTCCTGGACGCGACGGCCGGACAGAACGCGATCAGCCAGGCCAAGGGGTTCAGCGATGCGGCCGGATGCACCGGCATCATCCTGGCCAAACTCGACGGCTCGGCCCGTGGCGGAGTGATCTTGCCGATCCGTCGCCAATTCGAACTCCCCGTCAAATTCGTCGGACTGGGCGAAAGCATCGAAGACATCGCCGAGTTCGACGCCGACAGCTTCGCCACCGCCCTTTTTGCCGATTGACCTGTTTGCCGACTGACATGCTGCACCTCCAAAGCGAATCCACCCAACGATGGCTCCAGCAGGTCGACGAGAACCTGCCGGAGATCCTGATCGATCACGCCCACTGCGAACGCAAGGCGGCATCGACGGCGATGAATTTGATGAACTCCTACACCGAAAATCGACCGCTGTGTGTGGAGATGACGCGGATCATTCAGGAGGAACTCGAACACTACCACATGGTGATGGACGTGCTCGATCGCCGCGGCATCACCTTCAAACGACTCGCCAGCGGACACTACGGCCGCCAGCTGAACGCGCTGACCCGCGAACGTGAACCCCAGCGCGGGGTGGATCGATTGCTGATCGCGTCGCTGATCGAAGCACGCAGCTGTGAACGCTTCCGTCTGCTCGCCGATCATGTTCGCCCACGCGACGCCGAGCTGGCCGATTTCTATGCCGGGTTGTTCGAATCCGAAGCCCGTCACCACACGACGTACGTCAAACTGGCCGAGCTATTCGCACCGCGCGCCGAAGTCCACCAGCGGCTCGACCAACTGTCCCTGCAGGAAACGGCAATCATCGCCAAGGGCAGCCCGCTGCCGCGGATGCACAGCTGAGCGGATTGTTTCACGGCCAGACGCTGTGATGGCCGACGATTGAGTCGATGTTTCACGACCGCTGTGATCGGGTGCTGCGTTTGATCCACGCTCCGATTGCACCAGTTGCGGAAGCGTTGCCGGTGGTTGCCCGGGTGATATTGTTGATTGCGACGGGATATCGAAACACAATCCGAATCGGTGGGACCGATTCGTCAAGACAACGGAATGATTCCGATGACGCAACAGACGATCACCGGAGATTTCTCAAATGGATGCTTTCTTCAAACGATGCGTTGTCACCGCAGCCTTGCTGATCACGACGCACACTCTGGGCAGTGTGGATGCCCCGGCGGACGCCCCCAAAATCCAATTCGACATGCCCGCCGTTGTCGTGGCCCAGGACACTTCGTTGCCGGGGCAGGCCACCGGATTGCCGAGACAGGGGCGCGAGGTTTCGGTCCAGCTGGTGCTTTCATCACTGATCGCCGGCCGAGTCGGCGTGGCGTCGCAAGACGCACCGCCGATCGACCATCTGTTGGTCCGTTGCCGAATGCGCGACCGATTGCCGGTGATCGATTTCGCGCCGAAAACGGAACTGCAATCCGATTTCGCCGGTCCGATTTCGGTGACCAACAAAGACGAACAATCCGATTCGATCGGGCTGAACCTTGACGGCGTGGTGCCCCACGTGGGCGCCGCCCATTTCGGTGCCGACGAATCACGCAAGCGATCCGATTCGACAGAGTTCCAGCGTCAGGCGCCGGTGCAAGCGGTGATCGCCTCGGGCACGATCGATCGCGGACGCGGCGTGTACTTCAAATTCCGCTGGACCACCCAGCAAGTACTCGAGGGTGAAAAGCTGTTTCGTGTCTCGTTTGCCGTGCCCGA containing:
- a CDS encoding outer membrane protein assembly factor BamB family protein, which encodes MWRASVWIPTGFAALVVGLATVGCAPPPALHDRPLIEPSGVDVPDARVVEAVSQQFARTAPPPTDIPQWPALFGPNRTSVTDARLNPVWPTDGPEPVWEVPVGTGYGSPVAAAGGVVFNSRVGDREIVQCHEIADGRMRWQYSYPTSAICDFEYSDGPYSTPIIDPDQRRVFNVGGQGQFSCLDLDTGDVLWKRDLHADYDVQADIFPVGASPLFDRDSRHPGGQLIFNLGAFHRDAGVVSLDPATGKTLWQATDQGASYGTPFVATIQGLRYAFVLTDEGLVSLDPDRGVSDWFYPFRRKGDLSRNATSPLVFGDRVLVVSAGLGAVCLKILPDRSYVELWRQRRTIDSQYNTLILGDGHLYAFTSGGQGGAEFRCIDLGNGAVAWNYHSVLRRGMGLATQNAILLLGERGHLASLAFNPEAPQVLSFTEQPLMREPCYCSPAIHGTKLILKDESRVAVFDLGN
- a CDS encoding 3-keto-disaccharide hydrolase, encoding MPRIATALAALALLASAGFCQDDSATPTESVSLFNGKDLSGWIGRADLWSVEDGQIVGRTVAEKPLQQNTFLIYTGSEPSDFELTFQFKIENTNSGVQYRSKILDKENFVVGGYQADIDFSNRYAGILYEEKGRGILAERGQSVTIDEQGKKTRKTFADGSKLGNGIHPGQWNEYRIVAKGNHLQHFINETMTAEVIDNQSEKSSSAGVIAFQLHRGDPMVVRFKNIVLHPAK
- a CDS encoding sigma-70 family RNA polymerase sigma factor, whose protein sequence is MSKSIWAGDDQTETLLVAARSGDTEAVNRLLEKHRAPIRRLVELRLDRKVQRRVDVSDVVQDVMIEASGRLDKYLSDPAMAFHLWLRQIAWDRIIDTYRRHRVSAKRNMDREQPMTSPAGPDQSSMELAVQLCDPGLTPAAAATQREIAGKVEQAIERMNEQDREIILMRHYEHLSNLEVAEVLGVNPPAASMRYLRAVRRLREMLQEEEDQAAASEERHR
- a CDS encoding serine/threonine-protein kinase — encoded protein: MTDAICRDQPIDFDRVCRENPDLADELRQLWAAVLVTDTAGNAADQRPATPSGDDGRWRRLKLPTTIGDYELIEEVGRGGMGVVFRARQISLDREVAVKMILRGRLASDTDLERFLAEAAATARLVHPGIVPVYEVGDFDGRPFFSMQYIKGETLADRAARGPLPQRAAARIIADVARAVQFAHDHGFVHRDLKPSNVLLTKDGQTLITDFGLAKESGAGADLTRSGMLVGTPAYMSPEQAGGRRELLGPPTDIYSLGAMLYFSLTGRPPLVAETAVEMVMLVIEQDPSPPRAIRPGLDRDLEMIVIRCLQKPIDLRYASAGDLADDLDAFLADEIVAARSGRFAQVIARIFRETHHAAVLENWGTLWMWHSLVLLVAGYLTWQLEFLGCENRYIYMGVWTIGLGAWAAVFWKLRQRMGPVTFIERQIAHVWGGNMIAIGMLFPIERLLGLDVLVLSPLLGVISATVFVVKAGMLSGAFYFQAIALFATALLMAVAPRWGHLIFGVVAALCFFVPGYQFWQRKRRREAF
- a CDS encoding DUF3127 domain-containing protein, producing MSDPSVTGVVHLIEETKTYGSKGFRKRLVVLEQDKGSFTNFVPVEFTRDSCDSVDEMNEGDEVEITYRLNGRRWQKDANSEVKFFVNVEATSFKITGNANPADAMSERVSDPNAAFNEASEEDAPF
- a CDS encoding P-II family nitrogen regulator, coding for MKLIIAIIQPTKLEAVKEALTQVDVHRLTVLDCQGFGRQKGQSGNYRGTEFSVNLLRKVQLQIAVNEEFVNPTIEAILSGGRSGDAGEIGDGKIFVLPMDDCIRIRTGETGSEAI
- a CDS encoding porin codes for the protein MKRKLLFSTLALLCFGGNALAGGPSADGNYHALYQAAPGASAEVAQVGCTEDLGCGCETPCDCDVAACEPDCGADALVGCDVGCDAGCDGGCDSGCGCGFGNGFFSKLGGCDLGEPFALFGECGNLSAGGWVQMGYHTDALPLFNSRPDEYQLHQAWLWAEKAIDTSCGFDIGGRIDYIYGTDSQDTQAFGIDNNHWDNDWDNGPDYGHAMPQLYLEAGYGDLSVKVGHFYTIIGWEVVTAPDNFFYSHAYTMYNSEPFTHTGALATLAVSEDVEVYGGYTFGWDSGFEDNGDSFLGGVSLALNEDISLIYATVAGRFADKGGNTEKGYMHSIVADVALTDSLQYIFQSDYLDTENQNDAGVRNTFGINQYLIYTLSDCLAAGTRFEWYNQEGVFSAYGTETDIFALTMGVNYKPHANVVVRPEIRFDWDDDLVAGLDEGEEQTTFGIDTIFLF
- a CDS encoding porin, giving the protein MKLSKIAMLAAIACASYTSSMTASGNDTIDLVSHCAAACDCGEPVCGCEVVAGCDPCGDACDSGCGDAGCDSGCCDSGCGLGGGLGSLLGDCCLGEQWSLFGEHCGWSAGGWVQMGYHNNALPLFNSRPDEYQLHQAWLYAEKAIDTSCGFDIGGRIDYVYGTDGPDTQAFGTDPRGWDNDWDHGNDYGHAIPQLYMEAGYGDLSVKMGHFFTIIGWEVVTAPDNFFYSHAYTMYNSEPFTHTGVLATYNVNDNVTAYGGYTFGWDSGFDDNGDNFLGGLSVALSDDVSLTYATTIGRFGDLPLGTPERGYMHSIVADVTLTDSLQYIFQSDYLDTENAAGTTVRETFGINQYLIYTLSDCWAAGGRFEWYNQEGVYSPVGQDDDIYALTLGLNYKPHSNVIVRPEIRWDWDDAVVAGLDEGDDQTTFGIDTIFLF